The DNA sequence tttcatttgatttaatttttcaaataaaatttcgaaATTTGGGTTCTCAAGAAATGATTTGTTTGGATGAAAATATAGTGATTATCGGAGAATGGATGGGCACGACCAGTACGAGTCGGTGGGGCTGGATGACTCCGTTGAGGACGAAAGGGATTTGGATCAGATCATGGCTGACCGCCGTGCCGCGGAAGTCGAGCTCGATACCCGTGACGGCGTCCACACCTCACGCAAGCTCCCCCATCTTCTCCATGACCAAGGTAAGTAAACTTTGTTTCTGTGAATGTAATGTATCCTTGCAATTGAGAATGGAACAATTTCAGAATTATGTGTTTTTGGTGTTGGTTTTGGTGAAATGTTGAGTGTGTGTTGGCATTTTGGTTGCAGATACTGACGATGACAGCTACCGGCCTTCGAAGAGGGCAAGGGCGGATTTCAGGCCTCCGAGAAGCTACGATGATACAGATGGAATGCAGAGTTCACCCGGAAGATCACAGTCACAGCCCGAACACTCCAGAGAGACTGATGATGACGGCGATGAGGTTTAGTTATTCAAAGCATGCTTttgactttgatgagattttaCATGAATTTCTTAACTTGCGTTGTGAACCCTTTCTTATATGTCAAATTCTTATCACTGGTTGTGGGTTTCATGTGTagaatgatgaagaagaagaatttgaaATGTATCGTGTTCAAGGAACACTCAGAGAGTGGGTTACTAGAGACGAAGTGCGAAGATTTATAGGCAAGAAATTCAAAGAGTTTTTACTCACCTATGTGAAAAAGGATCACAATGATATCGAATGTGTGCGCCTCATTAATGAGATGGTGTTAGGTAAAGGCGTAGCTTTCTTTTATAACTGTTGTTGTCTTTTTAATGTTCTACTTTTTATCCCATTCTTTGTGCAAGCAGGAAGCTAATGATGCCTCGgattttgaatttgaatcaatttTACTGTTGCATTGTGCAGCCAATAAGTGTAGTCTGGAGATTGATtacaagcaattcatccatgttcatCCCAATATTGCCATTTGGTTGGCTGATGCTCCCCAGTCTGTCCTGGAAGTTATGGAAGATGTTGCCAAGAATGTTGTGTTTACTTTGCACCCCAATTACAAACGTATCCATCAAAAAATCTATGTTCGGATAACTAACTTACCTGTTTATGATCAGATTCGCAACATTAGGTATAAAGGAGATTTCATTGTTGTGGTTACATTTTTCCTTGCCTTTTCCTTTGTGGTGACACTTTCATTCTGCTCTGAATGATGTGCAGGCAGGTCCATTTGAATACCATGATTCGTATTGGAGGGGTTGTGACCCGACGCTCTGGGGTCTTTCCCCAATTGCAGCAAGTAAAGTATGATTGCAATAAATGTGGGGCAATCTTGGGGCCATTCTTTCAGAATTCTTATTCAGAAGTGAAAGTTGGTTCTTGCCCTGAATGCCAATCAAAAGGACCATTCAGTGTCAATATTGAGCAGGTGAAGTTTCATATTTTCACATCTGCTTtcagttttcttttttaatgtTGTGGAGGCGGTTATGGGATTTTAATTAGTATTACACTTCAATTCTTTCCTCAGACAATATACAGGAATTATCAAAAGCTTACACTCCAAGAGAGCCCTGGAATTGTCCCCGCAGGTCGGCTTCCAAGATACAAGGAAGTGATACTATTGAATGATCTAATTGATTGTGCTCGTCCAGGGGAAGAGATTGTAGGATCCTCATCTTTATCTTGCTCATTTTTACTTGTTACCTGTTTTAGTGAATAATCACTCAGCCAtattctgttttcttttctatttgatTTATTCCAGGAGGTCACTGgcatttattcaaataattttgaCTTGTCTTTGAATACAAAGAACGGGTTTCCTGTATTTGCCACTGTGGTTGAAGCAAATTATATCACTAAGAAGCAAGACCTCTTTTCTGCTTACAAACTTACTCAGGAAGACAAAGAAGAGATAGAAAAGTTGTCTAAGGACCCAAGAATAGGAGAAAGGGTATGTTACCAAAACCCTCATTCTAAAGTTTCTAAACTACATACCTCTTTGTATTACCATGAAATAACTATAAGTTTGATGGATGCAGCTTATCAAGTCTATTGCGCCATCAATCTATGGCCATGAGGACATAAAGACTGCAATAGCTCTTGCCATGTTTGGAGGCCAAGAGAAAAATGTTGAGGGAAAGCACAGACTAAGAGGGGATATAAATGTTCTTCTCTTAGGTGATCCTGGCACGGCAAAATCACAGTTTCTTAAGTAAGAGCTACTATCattcatttaaaattgaatCCAGTTTTTTGGCAGTGAAGATctatttaattattcaatttttccttctcaaaaggTATGTTGAAAAGACTGGGCAGAGGGCGGTGTATACTACTGGAAAAGGAGCATCTGCTGTGGGGCTCACAGCAGCTGTCCACAAGGATCCTGTTACAAGGGAGTGGACTCTTGAAGGAGGAGCGCTTGTTCTAGCTGACAAAGGAATATGTCTTATTGATGAATTTGACAAAATGAACGATCAGGATAGGTACGGAAACAGTACTGTATATGTCCATCTTTCAATTATGAAAGCTGACTCACCGCCTTCCCCATTTTTGTTGAGGATTTGAGCACTAACATTTTCATCTGCAATTAGGGTGAGTATTCATGAAGCAATGGAGCAGCAAAGTATTAGCATATCAAAAGCTGGGATTGTCACTTCTCTACAAGCACGCTGCTCTGTCATTGCAGCTGCAAACCCTGTTGGAGGAAGGTATGTTAGTGCAAAATCTATTAAAACTAGCCATCGGGACATACAAACTCTCTTGCATTTT is a window from the Malus domestica chromosome 16, GDT2T_hap1 genome containing:
- the LOC103433134 gene encoding DNA replication licensing factor MCM2, with product MAENHPSTPDSPTSVGFNTDQLPHTSRTSENFSSSSSDDEAAVDPEIVRDEPDDDPLLEEEEGEDLFHDNFLDDYRRMDGHDQYESVGLDDSVEDERDLDQIMADRRAAEVELDTRDGVHTSRKLPHLLHDQDTDDDSYRPSKRARADFRPPRSYDDTDGMQSSPGRSQSQPEHSRETDDDGDENDEEEEFEMYRVQGTLREWVTRDEVRRFIGKKFKEFLLTYVKKDHNDIECVRLINEMVLANKCSLEIDYKQFIHVHPNIAIWLADAPQSVLEVMEDVAKNVVFTLHPNYKRIHQKIYVRITNLPVYDQIRNIRQVHLNTMIRIGGVVTRRSGVFPQLQQVKYDCNKCGAILGPFFQNSYSEVKVGSCPECQSKGPFSVNIEQTIYRNYQKLTLQESPGIVPAGRLPRYKEVILLNDLIDCARPGEEIEVTGIYSNNFDLSLNTKNGFPVFATVVEANYITKKQDLFSAYKLTQEDKEEIEKLSKDPRIGERLIKSIAPSIYGHEDIKTAIALAMFGGQEKNVEGKHRLRGDINVLLLGDPGTAKSQFLKYVEKTGQRAVYTTGKGASAVGLTAAVHKDPVTREWTLEGGALVLADKGICLIDEFDKMNDQDRVSIHEAMEQQSISISKAGIVTSLQARCSVIAAANPVGGRYDSSKTFAQNVELTDPIISRFDILCVVKDVVDPVTDEMLAKFVVDSHFKSQAKGANMDDMPISESHEDSEASANPVDPEIIPQDMLKKYVTYAKLNVFPRLHDADLEKITRVYADMRRESSHGQGVPIAVRHIESMIRMSEAHARMHLRQHVIQEDVDMAIRVLLDSFISTQKFGVQKALQKKFREYMTYKKDYNSAVLHLLRQLVRDAIRFEEIVSGSASGLTHIDVKVADLQRMAQEYEILDLQPFFTSASFSGANFELDEERGLIRHHLAR